One Drosophila virilis strain 15010-1051.87 chromosome 5, Dvir_AGI_RSII-ME, whole genome shotgun sequence DNA window includes the following coding sequences:
- the Mys45A gene encoding protein SDA1 homolog, producing MVRPNNQLPDNLPQLQNLIKRDPESYSDEFHTQYEHFLSLLEIFALNPGEENKSLDEIIMFIAQVAQCYPHVCQQFPKHLTDLLRSSATVLDPAMRNCFVKALILLRNKNLVPALDILELFFQLLRCQDKNLRTFLQTHIVNDIKNMNAKHKDMKLNSSLQNFMYGMLKDANPKAAKMSADIMIELYKKNIWNDAKSVNVIASVGCFSPITKVLVTSLKFFLGHDDEDEAATDSDSEPEVDLKGALMANRVNKKTKKRQKQLQQIKKQAVKAQKKKKNAPAFNFSAIHLIHNPQGMAEGLFKQLQSSNERFEVKLMHLDVISRLIGIHELFLFGFYPYITRFMQPHQRQVTRVLQFAAQASHELVPGDIIEPILKTIANNFITERNSSDVMAIGLNATREICMRCPLAMGEDLLQDLAMYKTYKEKSVMMAARSLITLYREQLPKLLHKKDRGRQTEAQAERKVRAYGERDVQDTVLGAEALLKNSKTIDIGSDDDDTDSNDGEWVNVAHSDGEGPAQSGDDDDEEEEGSDSEEDEVDDDDDNDAEEDVDAEESDEGVASEGDETSPKANKKEKANIKLLNQKEAAQELALTRIFTDEDFKRINAANLKKTVTSARKRPLEQDRAEFVKLNSIEMIYKKRKHDKESRLETVQAGRQDRERFGWKDGRVNENCSKTNREKRKTKNFGMLRHKARSKVKKSFRDKQLAMRKHLLHQKKMK from the exons ATGGTGCGACCCAACAATCAACTGCCGGATAATCTTCCGCAGTTGCAAAATCTCATCAAACGTGATCCCGAATCCTACAGCGATGAGTTTCACACACAATACGAGCATTTCCTAAGTCTGCTCGAGATCTTCGCCCTGAATCCGGGCGAGGAAAACAAATCGCTGGACGAGATCATAATGTTTATTGCCCAGGTGGCACAATGCTATCCGCACGTGTGCCAGCAGTTTCCCAAGCACCTGACCGATCTGCTGAGAAGCAGCGCCACCGTCCTGGATCCAGCAATGCGAAATTGTTTTGTCAAGGCTTTAATTCTGCTGCGCAATAAAAATCTTGTCCCTGCCTTGGACATACTGGAGCTGTTCTTCCAGCTGCTGCGCTGCCAGGACAAAAATCTGCGCACGTTCTTGCAGACGCACATTGTCAACGACATCAAGAACATGAATGCCAAGCACAAGGACATGAAGCTCAATTCG AGCCTGCAGAATTTCATGTACGGCATGCTGAAGGACGCCAATCCAAAGGCTGCCAAAATGTCGGCCGACATTATGATCGAGCTCTACAAGAAGAACATCTGGAACGATGCCAAGTCGGTTAATGTCATCGCCAGCGTCGGCTGCTTCTCGCCCATCACCAAG GTGCTGGTCACATCGCTGAAATTCTTTCTGGGCCACGACGATGAGGATGAAGCTGCCACCGATTCGGACAGCGAGCCCGAGGTGGACCTGAAGGGCGCGCTCATGGCGAATCGTGTCAACAAGAAGACCAAGAAGCGCcagaagcagctgcagcagatcAAGAAGCAGGCCGTGAaggcgcaaaagaaaaagaagaacgCGCCCGCCTTCAATTTCTCGGCCATCCACCTGATCCACAATCCGCAGGGCATGGCCGAGGGTCTGTTCAAGCAGCTGCAGTCGAGCAACGAGCGCTTCGAGGTCAAGTTAATGCATCTGGACGTCATCTCCCGTCTGATTGGCATACACGAGCTGTTCCTCTTCGGCTTTTATCCGTATATCACGCGCTTCATGCAGCCGCATCAGCGCCAGGTGACGCGCGTTCTGCAGTTCGCGGCGCAGGCATCCCACGAGCTGGTGCCCGGTGACATCATCGAGCCCATACTGAAGACCATTGCGAATAATTTCATCACGGAACGCAACTCGAGCGATGTCATGGCCATTGGCTTGAATGCCACGCGCGAAATATGCATGCGCTGTCCGCTGGCCATGGGCGAGGATCTGCTGCAGGATCTGGCCATGTATAAGACGTACAAGGAGAAGTCTGTAATGATGGCCGCACGCTCACTCATCACGCTCTATCGCGAACAGCTGCCAAAGCTGCTACACAAAAAGGATCGCGGTCGCCAGACAGAGGCGCAGGCGGAGCGCAAGGTTCGCGCCTATGGCGAACGCGATGTCCAGGATACGGTGCTTGGTGCCGAGGCTCTGCTCAAGAATTCTAAGACCATAGACATAGGCAGCGATGACGATGACACGGACTCCAATGATGGCGAGTGGGTGAACGTGGCGCACAGCGATGGCGAGGGTCCAGCGCAAAGTGGCGACGATGATGACGAGGAGGAGGAAGGCAGTGACAGTGAAGAGGACGAAGTggatgatgacgacgacaaTGACGCAGAGGAGGACGTCGATGCAGAGGAGTCTGATGAGGGCGTTGCAAGCGAGGGCGACGAAACGTCGCCCAAGGCGAACAAAAAGGAGAAGGCAAACATAAAGTTGCTTAACCAGAAGGAAGCTGCGCAGGAATTGGCGCTGACGCGCATCTTCACGGACGAGGACTTCAAGCGCATCAATGCCGCCAATCTGAAGAAGACGGTAACAAGTGCCCGCAAGCGGCCCTTGGAGCAGGATCGCGCCGAGTTTGTCAAGCTGAACAGCATTGAGATGATCTACAAGAAGCGCAAGCACGACAAGGAGTCGCGCCTCGAGACGGTGCAGGCGGGTCGTCAGGATCGCGAGCGTTTCGGCTGGAAGGACGGACGTGTCAATGAGAACTGCTCCAAGACGAATCGGGAGAAGCGCAAGACGAAGAACTTTGGCATGCTGCGGCACAAGGCGCGCTCCAAGGTCAAGAAGAGTTTCCGCGACAAGCAGCTGGCCATGCGCAAGCACTTGCTGCACCAGAAGAAGATGAAGTAG
- the Phax gene encoding phosphorylated adapter RNA export protein, translated as MITCSVIGTSENSSFFAIVFQHSCRSRINFFCKMMDLQSNDDIDLEDGELSASGDDEIYTPLQRPAPAPTNAPAAAAVAMGAAESVASPLATCHQIQSALDDESQSNSESSSGESSEEGCIKKLRTDSLSSGKKRKKCIRRTVMVRVPPPPETTDAEPNRARFKKYNIWTAALQEEALSENMRGCDVTRNSSDRNVENYDFSLRYRLNGENNLKRRLSNSSDEGSSHPAHKRGRQSARPDMEGQRERHHVKNRLGQRSRSRRGHSSTSGSSDNSSEPRHILDLNDTSGRDPSDVAREMANKLYEEKDELLVRVIQVLGIDVPLELYKETQRIEADGGMMINNGRRRRTPGGVFLFLLKHHDKITPAQQKSIFSEDRQNANKSRKQIETLIRDRKVEELKKRLSEKSTELPSLNTRKELYMQGAESIAQTLPGNLSNPPPSPVGQEQSSPEYKTHEININVVDNADLPSTSKAASAAGLKELISYDDDILDVSCGKMDLF; from the exons atgaTAACTTGCTCTGTTATCGGAACCAGTGAAAACAGCTCGTTTTTTGCTATCGTTTTCCAACACAGTTGCCGCAGTAGAATTAATTTTTTCTGCAAGATGATGGACCTGCAGTCCAACGACGACATCGATTTAGAGGATGGAGAG TTGTCAGCTAGCGGCGACGATGAAATCTATACGCCGCTGCAGCGACCGGCACCGGCGCCCACAAacgcacctgctgctgctgctgttgcaatgGGCGCCGCGGAGAGCGTTGCAAGTCCGCTTGCCACATGCCATCAGATACAAAGTGCCCTCGACGATGAGTCGCAGTCGAACAGCGAATCCTCATCGGGCGAATCCTCTGAGGAGGGCTGCATCAAGAAGCTGCGCACCGACTCTCTTTCGTCGGGCAAAAAGCGTAAAAAGTGCATCAGACGCACGGTCATGGTACgtgtgccgccgccgccagagACCACGGACGCTGAGCCAAATCGGGCGCGTTTCAAGAAATACAACATCTGGACGGCCGCCCTGCAGGAGGAGGCGCTCAGCGAGAATATGCGCGGCTGCGATGTCACGCGCAACAGCAGCGATCGCAACGTTGAGAACTATGATTTCTCGCTGAGATACCGGCTCAATGGGGAGAACAACCTGAAGCGTCGTCTGTCCAATTCCTCGGATGAGGGCAGCTCACATCCAGCCCATAAGAGGGGACGTCAGTCCGCACGGCCGGACATGGAGGGTCAGCGCGAGCGGCATCATGTAAAAAACCGTCTGGGCCAGCGCTCACGCTCGCGACGTGGTCATTCGTCCACGAGCGGCTCGTCGGACAACTCGAGCGAGCCGCGTCATATACTCGATCTGAACGATACGTCCGGGCGCGATCCGAGCGATGTGGCCAGAGAAATGGCCAACAAGCTTTACGAGGAGAAGGACGAACTCTTAG TGCGCGTTATCCAGGTGCTTGGCATAGATGTGCCGCTCGAGCTCTACAAAGAAACCCAGCGCATCGAAGCCGACGGCGGCATGATGATCAAC aaTGGCAGACGTCGACGTACTCCGGGTGGCGTATTTCTGTTTCTGCTCAAGCATCATGATAAAATAACGCCAGCGCAGCAAAAGTCAATTTTTAGCGAGGATCGCCAAAATGCGAATAAATCTCGCAAGCAGATCGAGACGTTGATACGCGATCGCAAGGTCGAGGAGTTGAAGAAACGTTTGAGCGAAAAGAGCACCGAATTGCCTTCATTAAATACGCGCAAGGAACTCTATATGCAAGGCGCTGAGTCAATTGCACAGACTCTGCCTGGCAatt TATCCAATCCGCCACCTTCGCCTGTTGGCCAGGAACAGAGCAGTCCAGAATATAAGACACACGAGATAAATATTAATGTCGTGGACAATGCCGATCTGCCCTCGACTTCGAAAGCTGCCTCGGCAGCAGGCCTTAAGGAGTTGATCAGCTATGACGATGATATTCTGGATGTTAGTTGTGGCAAAATGGATCTATTTTAA